The following are from one region of the Syngnathus acus chromosome 10, fSynAcu1.2, whole genome shotgun sequence genome:
- the LOC119128173 gene encoding class I histocompatibility antigen, F10 alpha chain-like has product MITMNLLAFFVLAVQLYSVTPVIHTFNYFQTGSQVAKLPEYWEAAYVDGVQILHFDSNHRKAKAKQDWVDKITEDEPHYWERETAGSIHNEQAFKVNIEILNKRFNQTGGVHMFQWMYGCEWNDETGEVDGWQHFSYDGEDFISFELKTMSWIAAHPQAFITKLKWDQTDGYNEAWKNALTEVLPSLLKKHVSNGREFLTRTELPTVSLLQKTPSSPITCHATGFYPRTSDLFWRKDGEQIHEDVEMGETLPNHDGTFQTTADLKVELTPAAEGRYECVFKLDGVREEMVTKLYAKSILSNVRIQEEEDRKKAVAIAVPLVVLALVAMAVAAGVFLAKRPKSQKGERRHKCLLRLWRFLISSRFSSISANYAPASSASSSEQD; this is encoded by the exons tCATTCACACGTTCAATTATTTCCAGACGGGCTCTCAAGTTGCAAAGCTACCAGAGTACTGGGAGGCCGCGTATGTTGACGGCGTTCAGATTCTGCACTTTGACAGCAACCACAGGAAAGCAAAAGCGAAACAAGACTGGGTGGACAAAATCACAGAAGATGAGCCGCACTACTGGGAGAGAGAGACGGCGGGCAGTATTCATAATGAGCAGGCCTTCAAAGTCAACATTGAAATCCTTAATAAGCGCTTCAACCAAACTGGAG GTGTTCACATGTTTCAGTGGATGTACGGCTGTGAATGGAATGATGAGACTGGGGAGGTTGATGGTTGGCAGCACTTCAGTTACGATGGAGAAGACTTCATATCATTTGAGCTGAAGACGATGAGCTGGATCGCAGCACATCCGCAAGCTTTCATCACCAAACTCAAGTGGGACCAAACAGACGGGTACAATGAAGCCTGGAAGAATGCTCTCACTGAGGTGCTTCCTTCCCTGTTGAAGAAGCACGTGAGCAACGGGAGGGAGTTCCTGACCAGAACCG AGCTTCCCACGGTGTCTCTCCTGCAGAAGACGCCTTCCTCTCCAATCACCTGCCACGCCACGGGTTTCTACCCCAGGACGTCGGACCTCTTTTGGAGGAAGGACGGCGAGCAGATCCACGAGGACGTGGAGATGGGGGAGACCCTCCCCAACCACGACGGAACCTTCCAGACCACGGCCGACCTGAAGGTGGAGCTGACGCCTGCCGCGGAGGGCCGCTACGAATGCGTGTTCAAACTGGATGGCGTCCGGGAGGAGATGGTCACCAAGCTGTACGCCAAAAGCATCCTGAGCAACGTGCGCATCCAGG aagaggaagacagGAAGAAGGCGGTGGCCATCGCTGTCCCGCTGGTGGTCCTGGCTCTGGTGGCGATGGCGGTGGCAGCGGGGGTGTTCCTGGCCAAGCGTCCCAAAAGCCAAAAAGGTGAACGACGACACAAATGTTTGCTCCGTTTGTGGCGATTCCTAATCTCCTCTCGCTTCTCTTCCATTTCAGCCAATTACGCTCCAGCTT CCAGCGCCTCATCTTCTGAGCAGGATTGA